The nucleotide sequence TATTTTCTCATCCAGGCTTCGATCTGCGAGTGAAGGTAAAATCAGCTCATATTGTGCAAGTCTTTGGTATAATTCTGGTAATAGTTCATCTTTAAGGTTTTTGGTTGATGCAGCAATAATAATTACATCAACATTAATTTCTTTCGATCCACCGATTCGTCTTATTTTACCAGATTCTATAGCTTTTAATAGAATGTTTTGATACTGCTCTAATGCATGAGCTTCATCTAAAAATAATATACCTCCATTGGCTTGCTCAAAAAGTCCTCTTTTCTGCTTAGATCCAGTATAAGCACCCTGCTCGGATCCAAAAATTTCAACTGCTGCTATATCTGAATTTGTATATTGAGCGCAATTAATTTCTACAAATGGAGCATTTTTATCTAGGACTCCTAATTTGACAGCATAGCTGTAAATCATTTTTGCCAGCATGGTTTTTCCTGTTCCGGACTCACCAATTATAATAGAATGTCTTGGACCTGCAAGTGATCCAACTGTTCTCTTGGCAGATCTCAGTACCTTTTCCAAAGAACCATCCTTACCAATAATGGACATAGGATCTGATTCAATTGAATTTAGCTCAAGTTGTAATTCTAATGATTTTATTTTTTTATTAAGAGCATCAATATCATTAACACTTTTAAAAATTGAATAAGCACCAGCAAATTCACCTTTAATGAATATGGGAAAAGAATTAACCATATATTTTCTATCGCCAACTTGATGAATTTTTTTATCATGAATTGAATGTTTATGTTTTAGTACAGGAAGCAATACAGCTTTAGGATAAAAGTCAGTTATCATTCTACCAATCATGGACTCTGGCTGTGTATTAACATAAGAAGCAGATATATTATTAGAAAAAATAAGCTGTCCATTAGTATTCACAATGTTAACTCCATCATTACAGTTGTCTAATATATCTTTTATAACATCATTAGTCAATAAATCTTTAAATTCCATTGCGCCACCACTTTTACAACATTATTTTTAATTATAACAATGATTATAACATTTTTTATAACAAATTTACATGAAAAACAATAAAATATTAGAAAAAACGAAGGATTTATCCTTTGGCATGGCAATTGCTATAATATTTAGTAAAATGATAAAAGGAGGATTTAAAATGTCTAAATTAATTGAAATTCGCTGGCATGGCCGTGGTGGGCAAGGAGCTAAGACTGCATCATTGCTGCTGGCAGATGCTGCATTTAATACAGGCTGCTACGTTCAGGGATTTCCTGAATATGGTCCTGAAAGAATGGGTGCACCAATTACTGCTTATAACAGAATAAGTACTGAAAAATTAACAGTGCACTCTAATATCTATGAACCAGATTATGTAGTTGTAGTTGATGAATCACTGTTAGAATCTGTTGATGTTACAGCAGGACTTAAAGAAAACGGTGCAATTGTTATTAATACAAAGAAATCACCGGAAGAGATAAAAAAGCACTTAAGAGGTTATAAAGGAAAGGTTTGCACAATAGCTGCAGGAAAGATTTCTGAAGAAGCCTTAGGGAAAAACTTTCCTAACACACCAATGCTGGGTGCAGTTGTAAAAGTAAGTGGAATTATGGATGAAGAAGCT is from Clostridium fermenticellae and encodes:
- a CDS encoding sigma 54-interacting transcriptional regulator, with protein sequence MEFKDLLTNDVIKDILDNCNDGVNIVNTNGQLIFSNNISASYVNTQPESMIGRMITDFYPKAVLLPVLKHKHSIHDKKIHQVGDRKYMVNSFPIFIKGEFAGAYSIFKSVNDIDALNKKIKSLELQLELNSIESDPMSIIGKDGSLEKVLRSAKRTVGSLAGPRHSIIIGESGTGKTMLAKMIYSYAVKLGVLDKNAPFVEINCAQYTNSDIAAVEIFGSEQGAYTGSKQKRGLFEQANGGILFLDEAHALEQYQNILLKAIESGKIRRIGGSKEINVDVIIIAASTKNLKDELLPELYQRLAQYELILPSLADRSLDEKIDLLNHFVKKYEDAVMLHNNIKYKVVLNPSCRDILLKAHYPRNIRQMRDVINLSIDAASPLISEIHDGKEIVTKVELEHLPFELFDDNNLNKQDSIENNTINSYIGSIIDELSCQGLGPRKISKCLEEKGYNIEYYKVAYYMKRKKGQC
- a CDS encoding 2-oxoacid:acceptor oxidoreductase family protein yields the protein MSKLIEIRWHGRGGQGAKTASLLLADAAFNTGCYVQGFPEYGPERMGAPITAYNRISTEKLTVHSNIYEPDYVVVVDESLLESVDVTAGLKENGAIVINTKKSPEEIKKHLRGYKGKVCTIAAGKISEEALGKNFPNTPMLGAVVKVSGIMDEEAFIKDMEASFAHKFATKPEVLNGNMEALKRSMKEVKGI